The Candidatus Binatia bacterium genomic interval CCGGAATCGTTACTGCATAGCCCAGGATGGCGGGAAAGATCAAAACCGCGGGTCGAAAGAGGCTGGCCGTGGCACTCCACTCAGTACCCCGGCATCGCTTCCACCTGACCAACCCAACGGTCTCCTCGCAAGCGCGCAAACCGCTGCGCCGCCACGTTTGAACGGCCCTGCCGCAGAGGGGCACGCTGCCAGCGTCTCGATGATCAGCCGCATTTGGTGTAGAACGCGTCGCGAGATTGGACGAGTGAGTCCTGAAGGAGGAACGGTTCATGACGCTGCAAGACATCGACTTCGATCTGTCGGAAGAGGAACGGAACATCCGCGACCTGGTGCACCGGTTTGCGGAGGAGGTCATGCGGCCGGCGGGACAGGGGCTCGATCGCCGTTCGGCGGAGGAGGTCATCGCCCGCAATTCGATCTTGTGGGATGTCCACAAGAAGTGGGACGACCTCGGCCTCCGCGTGCTGACGGGCGGGGAATCGGAGTTTACGCCCGCGCAGCTCGCCCGGCTGAACTGCATTGTCACCGAGGAGCTGGGTTGGGGTGATGCCGGGCTGGCGATCAGCATCGGTGCCGCCGAGTTTCCCGCCATGTTGGCGCAGACCTCGCAGAACCCGGACCTGGTGTCGGCGTTCCCGGTGAACAAGATGGGCTGCTGGGCCGTCACGGAGCCGGATCACGGCAGTGACTCGCTCGACCTGAGCGACAACGGCAAGCGTCCGGGCCTGCAGAAGCCGAACTGCGTCGCCCGCCGCGATGGGGACTTCTACGTCATCACGGGCCAGAAGGCGGCATGGGTATCGAACGGCCCCGTCGCGGAGACTGCGGCGCTGTACACTGCCGTGGACAATGGCGACGGGGTCAACGGTTGCGGCGTGTTCCTCGTGGACCTGACTTCGCAGGGAGTGTCACGCGGTAGGCCGTTGGAGAAACTCGGGCAGCGGGCGCTGCCGCAGGGAGAGGTGTTTTTCGACGCGGTCCGCGTCCCGATGATGAACATGGTGATTCCCCCGGAGATGTACGCCATGGGGATGGAGCTGACGCTGTGCACGGCCAACGGCTACATGGGGTCCACCTTCGTGGGCTGCGCCCGGGCCGCATTCGAGATGGCGCTCGAATACGCCAAGCAGCGCGTGCAAGGGGGCGTGCCGATCATCCAGCACCAGGCCATCAAAATGAAGCTGTTTGAAATGTTCCGGAAGGTCGAGGCCGCCCGCTCCCTCAACCGGCGCGTGGTGCTCTACAATACCGTCAACAACCCGTTCTTTGGTGCGGCCCCGGGTAGCTTCCCCGCCGTCCAATACGCCATCGCGTCGAAGGTGACCTCGACACAGACGGCCTTCGAAGTGGCAACGGAAGCGCTGCAGGTGTTTGGCGGCAACGGGTTGAGCCATGAGTACCCCATCGAGAAACTGCTGCGCGACGCACGGGCGTCTCTGATCGAAGACGGGACCAATGAAGTGCTCGCGCTGCATGCCGCGGAGAAGCTCTAGCGAGGCCGCGGCCTCGCGCATATGGCTGATGGCGGATGGCATATGGTCAGGAACCCATAAGCCATATGCCATATGCCATATGCCAGAACCGGCGCTATCCTACTGGCTCTGGCCGAGACGCAGGTAGGTGCGGAACCACTCAAGCGCC includes:
- a CDS encoding acyl-CoA dehydrogenase family protein codes for the protein MTLQDIDFDLSEEERNIRDLVHRFAEEVMRPAGQGLDRRSAEEVIARNSILWDVHKKWDDLGLRVLTGGESEFTPAQLARLNCIVTEELGWGDAGLAISIGAAEFPAMLAQTSQNPDLVSAFPVNKMGCWAVTEPDHGSDSLDLSDNGKRPGLQKPNCVARRDGDFYVITGQKAAWVSNGPVAETAALYTAVDNGDGVNGCGVFLVDLTSQGVSRGRPLEKLGQRALPQGEVFFDAVRVPMMNMVIPPEMYAMGMELTLCTANGYMGSTFVGCARAAFEMALEYAKQRVQGGVPIIQHQAIKMKLFEMFRKVEAARSLNRRVVLYNTVNNPFFGAAPGSFPAVQYAIASKVTSTQTAFEVATEALQVFGGNGLSHEYPIEKLLRDARASLIEDGTNEVLALHAAEKL